A single region of the Coleofasciculus chthonoplastes PCC 7420 genome encodes:
- the iscB gene encoding RNA-guided endonuclease IscB, giving the protein MSKVFVLDTNKQPLNPIHSGRARMLLSQGKAAVFRRYPFTVILNKEVVNPKVESLRVKIDPGAKTTGLALVNDSTGEVVWAAQLQHRGFQIRDALTSRRQLRRSRRNRKTRYRKPRFLNRTRPEGWLPPSLNSRVANILTWVNRLSSISQITAISQELVRFDTQQMEDAEISGIGYQQGTLFGYEIREFLLEKWNRTCAYCGAKDKPLEIEHINARSKGGSNRISNLCLACTSCNQKKGNQDIKDFLKGKPDLLKCILSQAKRPLADTAAVNATRWNLYYNLKKTGLPVEVGTGGRTKYNRTIRGLDKTHYWDAACVGASTPEQLITSEVKPLLIAAKGHGTRQQCRTDKFGFPSRYCKRTKFHKGFQTGDIVKAVVTSGKKIGTYVGRLATRATGSFNISTTDGLVQGISHKYCLPLHKKDGYSYIQ; this is encoded by the coding sequence TTGAGTAAAGTTTTCGTTTTAGACACCAACAAGCAACCTCTCAACCCCATCCATTCAGGTAGGGCAAGAATGCTGTTATCTCAAGGGAAAGCCGCTGTATTTCGGCGCTACCCTTTCACCGTGATACTGAACAAGGAGGTGGTCAACCCAAAAGTAGAATCGCTTCGAGTCAAAATCGACCCAGGCGCGAAAACTACAGGACTAGCATTAGTCAACGACAGTACTGGTGAGGTTGTTTGGGCTGCCCAGTTACAACACCGAGGGTTTCAAATTCGGGATGCTTTAACGTCACGCCGCCAGTTAAGACGCTCACGCCGTAACCGCAAAACCCGTTATCGTAAACCTCGTTTCCTTAACCGCACTCGCCCTGAAGGTTGGTTGCCACCATCGTTAAACAGTCGAGTCGCCAACATCTTGACTTGGGTTAATCGCCTATCATCCATATCTCAAATTACTGCCATATCTCAAGAACTCGTCAGGTTTGACACTCAGCAGATGGAAGACGCTGAAATTAGCGGAATAGGCTATCAACAAGGCACACTCTTCGGTTACGAAATCCGTGAGTTTTTGCTGGAAAAGTGGAACAGAACCTGTGCCTACTGTGGCGCAAAAGACAAGCCTCTTGAGATTGAGCATATAAATGCCCGCTCAAAAGGGGGTTCCAACCGAATCAGTAACTTGTGCCTAGCCTGTACCTCTTGTAATCAGAAAAAGGGCAACCAGGATATTAAGGATTTCCTCAAGGGTAAACCTGACCTGCTCAAATGCATCCTGTCTCAAGCTAAAAGACCTTTGGCTGACACAGCAGCAGTCAACGCAACCCGATGGAATCTGTACTATAACCTCAAAAAAACGGGTTTACCTGTCGAAGTTGGCACGGGTGGTCGCACTAAGTACAACCGAACCATCCGAGGTTTAGACAAAACTCATTACTGGGACGCGGCCTGTGTTGGAGCTTCAACCCCAGAGCAGTTAATCACATCAGAAGTTAAACCTCTATTGATTGCTGCTAAAGGTCACGGAACCCGTCAGCAGTGCCGTACTGACAAGTTCGGGTTTCCTAGTCGTTATTGCAAGAGAACAAAATTTCACAAAGGTTTTCAGACGGGTGACATCGTTAAAGCTGTTGTCACTTCTGGCAAAAAGATTGGAACTTACGTTGGGCGGTTAGCCACTCGTGCCACTGGAAGTTTCAATATTTCCACAACAGATGGACTAGTTCAAGGAATCAGTCATAAATACTGCTTGCCACTTCACAAAAAGGATGGGTATTCATACATACAGTGA
- a CDS encoding DEAD/DEAH box helicase has translation MNVSTPKIELDPKNLFPFPLDQFQLQAIAALNANHSVVVCAPTGSGKTLIGEYAIYRALSRGGRVFYTTPLKALSNQKLRDFRATFGADNVGLVTGDVSINRDAPILVMTTEIFRNMLYGTRIGEIGTSLEGVEAVVLDECHYMNDRQRGTVWEESIIYCPPEVQLVALSATVANSDQLTDWLNLVHGATERIYSDFRPVPLQFSFANPKGIFPLLDSNQTKLNPRLKPKRNKGRGRGGRPESPSNAFVLAQLQQRDMLPAIYFIFSRRGCDRSVEELGELSLVNAKEAAELKKRIDEFLRRNPEAGRAGQVAPLYRGIAAHHAGILPAWKGFVEELFQLGLVKVVFATETLAAGINMPARTTVISTLSKRTDRGHRLLTASEFLQMAGRAGRRGMDATGYVVTVQTPFEGAKEAAYLATSQADPLVSQFTPNYGMVLNLLQTHTLPEAKELVERSFAQYLATLYLQPQQQAITELTTELAKLDIQLAPVDLNALGRYEKLKERLKEERRLLKTLQRQAQAAQVAEIAQIIPEAPLGTLLSLKGKYIPVPEPIPAILVAKEKGRGQSPYLVCLSADNRWYIATTADLVGVHGWLEMIDLTVLNPPAELTLKPGQTRRGTPDTEAIAAQIPTDIEPMVAPEVEAQQHRMDAVKAQLEDHLVRQWGNPSQLIKRHKRRLALQEEINNRQTLYRENQAMHWQEFLNLIEILRTFGCLEDVKPTSLGQAAAAIRGDNELWLGLALMSSAFDQLDPHHLAACACALVTETPRPDSWTNYPPSEPVLAPLDSLRQTRHQLFRVQRRYQVALPIWLERDLIGLVEQWALGVEWTELCADTSLDEGDIVRLLRRTVDFLSQIPHVPFLSDGLKRNAIRAIQLLDRFPVNELG, from the coding sequence GTGAACGTTTCGACCCCGAAGATAGAACTTGACCCCAAAAATCTGTTTCCGTTTCCTCTGGATCAATTTCAGCTCCAAGCGATCGCGGCGCTGAATGCGAATCACTCGGTTGTTGTCTGCGCCCCCACAGGTTCTGGGAAGACGTTGATTGGCGAGTATGCTATTTACCGCGCTTTGTCAAGAGGAGGGCGAGTTTTTTATACCACTCCCTTGAAAGCCCTCTCCAACCAGAAGCTGCGAGATTTTCGGGCTACGTTTGGTGCGGACAATGTGGGTCTGGTTACGGGGGATGTTTCCATTAATCGGGACGCGCCAATCTTGGTGATGACCACGGAAATCTTCCGCAATATGCTTTACGGCACACGCATTGGGGAAATTGGTACGTCCCTAGAAGGGGTGGAAGCGGTGGTCTTGGATGAGTGCCATTATATGAATGACCGACAACGGGGTACGGTTTGGGAGGAGTCGATTATTTATTGTCCTCCAGAAGTTCAGCTTGTTGCCCTATCCGCTACGGTGGCGAATTCCGATCAACTAACGGACTGGTTGAACTTAGTTCATGGCGCAACCGAGCGAATTTATTCCGACTTTCGACCGGTTCCCTTACAATTCAGCTTTGCCAACCCGAAGGGCATTTTTCCCCTGCTGGACTCTAACCAAACAAAGTTAAATCCTCGTCTCAAACCGAAACGCAACAAAGGGAGAGGACGGGGGGGACGCCCAGAAAGCCCCAGTAATGCCTTTGTGCTGGCGCAACTCCAGCAACGGGATATGTTACCCGCGATTTATTTTATTTTCTCTCGTCGCGGTTGCGATCGCTCGGTGGAGGAGTTGGGAGAGTTGTCTCTGGTTAATGCCAAAGAAGCGGCTGAATTGAAAAAGCGCATTGACGAATTTTTACGTCGGAATCCAGAAGCGGGTCGGGCGGGGCAAGTAGCCCCCCTGTATCGCGGCATTGCTGCCCATCATGCGGGGATTTTACCGGCTTGGAAGGGGTTTGTGGAAGAGTTGTTCCAATTAGGGCTGGTTAAGGTGGTGTTTGCCACTGAAACTCTAGCGGCGGGAATTAATATGCCCGCTCGCACCACCGTAATTTCTACCCTCTCAAAACGAACCGATCGCGGACACCGACTGCTGACAGCATCGGAATTTCTGCAAATGGCAGGTCGAGCCGGACGCCGGGGGATGGATGCCACGGGTTATGTGGTCACAGTACAGACGCCGTTTGAAGGAGCAAAGGAAGCGGCGTATCTCGCCACCAGTCAGGCTGACCCCTTAGTCAGCCAGTTTACGCCCAACTACGGGATGGTGCTGAACTTACTCCAAACCCACACCCTTCCGGAAGCCAAGGAGTTGGTGGAACGCAGTTTTGCACAATACCTGGCGACACTGTACCTCCAACCCCAGCAACAAGCGATTACGGAGTTAACCACAGAACTGGCAAAATTAGATATTCAACTAGCACCCGTTGACTTAAACGCCCTGGGGCGATACGAAAAACTCAAGGAACGGCTCAAAGAAGAACGGCGATTACTCAAAACCCTACAACGGCAAGCCCAAGCCGCACAAGTGGCGGAAATTGCCCAAATTATCCCCGAAGCGCCCTTGGGTACGCTACTTTCGCTCAAAGGCAAGTATATTCCAGTTCCGGAACCGATTCCGGCGATATTAGTCGCGAAGGAAAAAGGGCGGGGACAATCCCCCTATTTAGTCTGCTTAAGTGCCGATAATCGCTGGTATATAGCCACAACCGCCGATTTGGTTGGGGTGCATGGGTGGTTAGAGATGATTGATTTAACGGTGCTGAACCCACCCGCTGAACTCACACTCAAGCCCGGTCAAACTAGACGGGGTACACCAGACACGGAAGCGATCGCAGCTCAAATTCCCACCGATATAGAACCCATGGTCGCACCTGAAGTTGAGGCGCAGCAGCATCGAATGGATGCGGTAAAAGCCCAACTAGAAGATCATCTGGTGCGACAATGGGGGAATCCGTCTCAACTGATTAAGCGTCATAAACGTCGTTTAGCCCTACAAGAGGAAATCAACAATCGTCAAACCCTTTACCGGGAAAACCAAGCGATGCACTGGCAAGAATTTCTCAACCTGATCGAAATTTTAAGGACATTTGGTTGTCTGGAAGATGTCAAGCCGACATCATTGGGGCAAGCAGCCGCAGCGATTCGCGGGGATAACGAACTGTGGTTGGGGTTAGCGTTGATGTCTAGTGCGTTTGATCAGTTAGATCCGCACCACTTAGCCGCCTGCGCCTGCGCTTTGGTTACGGAAACCCCGCGTCCGGATAGCTGGACAAATTATCCCCCCTCAGAACCTGTACTGGCGCCATTAGATAGTTTGAGACAAACTCGCCATCAGTTGTTTCGAGTCCAACGTCGCTATCAGGTGGCTCTGCCGATTTGGTTAGAACGGGATTTAATTGGGTTAGTTGAGCAATGGGCTTTGGGTGTGGAATGGACAGAGCTTTGTGCGGATACCAGTTTAGATGAAGGGGATATTGTGCGATTGTTGCGCCGCACGGTCGATTTTCTATCTCAAATTCCTCATGTACCATTCCTATCGGATGGCTTAAAACGGAATGCTATTCGAGCGATTCAATTATTGGATCGCTTCCCGGTTAATGAATTGGGTTAG
- a CDS encoding ATP-binding protein, with protein sequence MKGFEQLRELQTFSKQFPSDLNALDQVLSWFGELHPSSIETKVWLQCKLALAEGYTNAVKYAHKDLPPSVSIEVEVILGQSPQRLEIRVWDSGAPFDFERRLRTPSSLPADQAEGGRGLAIMQKIADKLSYTRMDDNRNCLTIVKFY encoded by the coding sequence GTGAAAGGCTTTGAACAGTTGAGAGAGCTTCAAACATTTAGCAAGCAATTTCCTTCCGACCTGAATGCGTTAGACCAGGTTTTATCCTGGTTTGGGGAGCTTCACCCCTCCTCAATCGAAACAAAAGTCTGGTTACAGTGCAAACTAGCGCTTGCGGAAGGATACACTAACGCGGTGAAATATGCCCACAAAGACCTGCCGCCCAGTGTTTCCATTGAGGTTGAGGTAATTCTGGGGCAATCGCCCCAACGCCTAGAGATACGGGTCTGGGACAGTGGAGCGCCTTTTGATTTTGAACGGCGGCTCCGAACTCCGTCGTCCTTGCCTGCTGATCAGGCGGAAGGAGGGCGAGGATTGGCTATCATGCAAAAAATTGCCGATAAGCTCAGTTATACACGCATGGATGATAACCGCAACTGTTTGACGATTGTTAAATTTTATTAA
- a CDS encoding PP2C family protein-serine/threonine phosphatase → MTQILIIDDDPAIQILLKRTLHNQGYDVTIASNGEEGLELVQQLRPALVICDWIMPRMNGLEVCRQIKATPALSTTMFILLTSLGSVGDRVKGLDAGADDFICKPIEIAELQARVRSGLRLHELSRDLQHQKQLLEMELAEAAEYVRSILPDQMTEPPVTIDSRFIPSRQLGGDGFDYYWLDSEHLAIYLLDTAGHGLRAALPTLSVLNLLRSRTLPNIDYYQPSDVLRGLNQTFQMTARNDKYFTIWYGVYNRTKRQLVYASAGHPPAVLFSGKPSSSREVNLLKTTGLPVGMLLEAEYVDDSCDVSESSSLYIFSDGIYEIHQPDGNIWGLDSFVKLLGECRIDSSCNLNSILEGVDILNPKDFFDDDLSLLEINFD, encoded by the coding sequence ATGACCCAAATTCTAATTATTGATGACGACCCTGCCATTCAAATACTGCTGAAACGGACGCTTCATAACCAAGGTTATGACGTCACCATCGCTAGTAACGGCGAAGAGGGTCTTGAACTTGTGCAGCAGTTGCGTCCGGCGTTGGTCATTTGTGATTGGATTATGCCAAGGATGAACGGACTAGAAGTCTGTCGTCAAATTAAGGCAACCCCAGCACTATCAACCACTATGTTCATTTTGCTGACATCTCTCGGTTCCGTTGGCGATCGCGTCAAGGGACTGGATGCTGGGGCAGATGACTTTATCTGTAAGCCAATCGAAATCGCTGAGTTGCAGGCGCGAGTACGTTCCGGCTTGAGATTACATGAACTAAGCCGCGATTTGCAGCACCAAAAACAGTTGCTAGAAATGGAACTCGCAGAAGCGGCGGAGTACGTCCGTTCTATTCTGCCAGACCAGATGACTGAACCGCCTGTGACTATTGACTCTCGATTCATTCCCTCTCGGCAATTAGGAGGTGATGGCTTCGATTACTACTGGTTAGATTCAGAACACCTGGCAATTTATCTATTAGATACGGCTGGGCATGGCTTGAGAGCCGCCTTACCAACGCTTTCGGTGTTAAATCTATTGAGATCACGCACCCTGCCGAATATTGACTATTACCAACCCAGCGACGTTCTGCGAGGATTAAACCAGACCTTTCAAATGACAGCACGCAACGATAAATACTTTACCATCTGGTATGGAGTCTATAATCGGACAAAGCGTCAACTTGTTTATGCCAGTGCTGGACATCCACCGGCGGTCTTATTCTCGGGTAAGCCATCCTCTAGTCGGGAGGTCAATCTCTTGAAGACAACGGGACTGCCTGTGGGTATGCTGCTTGAGGCTGAGTATGTTGATGATAGCTGCGACGTCAGCGAATCCAGTTCCCTTTACATTTTCAGCGATGGGATTTACGAGATTCACCAACCTGATGGTAATATCTGGGGACTTGACTCATTCGTCAAACTTCTGGGTGAGTGTAGAATAGATAGCTCGTGTAATCTAAACTCGATCTTAGAGGGCGTTGACATATTAAACCCCAAAGACTTTTTCGATGATGATTTGTCTTTGCTAGAAATTAACTTTGACTAG
- a CDS encoding STAS domain-containing protein, translating to MSPVVKVVQPSGILDGTKAGQFRQEISDLVQSNADIVLIDFQDVTFMDSSGLGALVLALKTVRAAGGKLFVCSVNEQIKMLFELTSMDRVFEIFPTREAFEEAVSSSA from the coding sequence ATGAGTCCTGTGGTTAAAGTTGTTCAACCCTCTGGTATCTTAGATGGCACAAAAGCCGGTCAATTTCGTCAAGAGATTAGCGACCTTGTGCAATCGAATGCCGACATCGTATTGATTGATTTTCAAGACGTTACCTTTATGGATAGTTCGGGCTTAGGGGCGCTGGTTCTTGCCCTTAAGACCGTTCGTGCTGCTGGGGGAAAGCTCTTTGTTTGCTCAGTCAACGAACAGATCAAAATGTTATTTGAACTGACAAGCATGGATCGGGTGTTTGAAATCTTTCCCACACGAGAAGCGTTTGAGGAGGCTGTCTCTTCTAGTGCATAA
- a CDS encoding saccharopine dehydrogenase family protein, which yields MTDRVLILGGRGRIGSNVMQDLIAHTQVQITITGRHRTSETAFSPQVQFLTLDLADRDGLRDAIASHNLVIHCAGPFLYRDASVLETCIEMGVNYLDVSDNRAFIHKAFPYHEAAAAAGVTAIINTGVFPGISNSMVRQAVEQLDQPETIHLSYGVAGSGGAGVTVMRTTFLGLTEPFEAWINNQWRQVKPYSDRETVHFPQPYGKVGVYWFDIPETVTLVNSFPVKTVITKFGSIPDIYNHLTWITAHLFPADWLRKPENIEYLSQLSYRMTQFSDRISGIGIAIRAQVTGYQAGKPVTVISTLVHENTAAAAGACTGSIAQFILAGQLSKPGIWSVEQALTTELFEQAMQRRNIQIYSQTTPLT from the coding sequence ATGACAGACCGAGTTTTGATTCTGGGAGGACGAGGACGTATCGGCAGCAATGTTATGCAAGATCTGATTGCCCATACCCAAGTACAAATTACGATTACAGGGCGTCACCGGACATCGGAGACAGCATTTTCGCCGCAGGTGCAGTTTCTCACCCTAGATTTAGCCGATCGCGATGGGTTGAGGGATGCGATCGCGTCTCATAATCTGGTTATCCATTGTGCGGGTCCTTTTCTCTATCGAGACGCCTCGGTTCTCGAAACTTGCATTGAGATGGGCGTAAATTATCTGGATGTGAGTGATAATCGCGCCTTTATCCACAAAGCCTTCCCCTATCACGAAGCAGCGGCGGCGGCGGGTGTCACGGCGATTATCAATACCGGGGTTTTTCCGGGAATCTCCAATAGCATGGTGCGTCAGGCGGTTGAACAATTGGATCAGCCGGAAACCATTCACCTGAGTTATGGTGTAGCCGGTTCCGGTGGGGCTGGCGTCACCGTGATGCGAACCACGTTTCTGGGGTTAACAGAACCCTTTGAGGCGTGGATTAATAACCAGTGGCGTCAGGTAAAACCCTATAGCGATCGCGAAACGGTTCATTTCCCCCAACCTTATGGCAAAGTCGGCGTCTACTGGTTCGATATACCTGAAACTGTTACCCTTGTCAACTCCTTCCCCGTGAAAACGGTGATCACCAAGTTTGGCTCAATTCCCGATATTTATAACCACCTCACCTGGATCACCGCCCATCTGTTTCCCGCCGATTGGTTAAGGAAACCCGAAAATATCGAGTATTTGTCCCAACTCAGCTACCGCATGACCCAATTTAGCGATCGCATCAGTGGGATTGGAATTGCCATTCGCGCCCAAGTCACAGGTTACCAGGCTGGCAAACCTGTCACTGTTATCTCAACCTTGGTGCATGAAAATACGGCAGCAGCGGCTGGTGCATGTACAGGCAGTATTGCCCAGTTTATACTAGCAGGTCAACTCAGTAAACCGGGTATTTGGTCAGTTGAACAAGCGCTGACAACGGAATTATTTGAACAAGCGATGCAACGCCGAAATATCCAAATTTATTCGCAAACGACCCCACTGACCTAA
- a CDS encoding GNAT family N-acetyltransferase codes for MFELIVQNEIVGEIVFSIAPDGFGVINLIEVKPNCRGKGFGNQLLNEAIAQLKCQGVKGIRLTPIKTKTPFIVDWYKKKGFVLNRDRMLLTF; via the coding sequence ATGTTTGAATTAATCGTCCAAAACGAGATTGTCGGGGAAATCGTGTTTAGCATCGCTCCCGATGGGTTTGGTGTCATTAATCTCATCGAAGTTAAGCCTAACTGTCGAGGTAAAGGATTCGGAAATCAGCTTTTAAACGAAGCCATCGCTCAACTTAAATGCCAAGGCGTTAAAGGAATACGTCTAACTCCGATCAAAACTAAGACTCCTTTTATCGTAGATTGGTACAAAAAGAAAGGATTTGTCTTAAACAGAGACAGAATGCTTTTAACGTTTTAA
- a CDS encoding roadblock/LC7 domain-containing protein, with protein MGINTQKLSHLVQNFVSTTTDVLGAAIVTPDGLPLASSLPGSVAEERISAMSATMLSLGERISKELLGGQTSRILVEGDDGYSIMTDCGPEAVFIVLAGKDAKQGALYLDIGRTVTQIKVSLG; from the coding sequence ATGGGAATCAATACTCAGAAACTGAGTCACCTGGTTCAGAATTTTGTCTCAACGACAACTGACGTGCTAGGTGCTGCAATTGTCACGCCGGATGGTTTACCCCTGGCGTCTAGCTTGCCCGGATCAGTGGCTGAAGAGCGTATCTCAGCAATGTCCGCCACCATGCTGTCTCTGGGTGAACGGATTTCCAAAGAACTCTTGGGAGGTCAAACCAGTCGCATTTTAGTCGAAGGTGATGACGGCTACAGCATTATGACCGATTGCGGTCCAGAAGCCGTATTCATCGTTTTGGCTGGGAAAGATGCCAAACAAGGCGCTCTCTACTTAGATATAGGTCGAACTGTTACCCAGATTAAAGTCAGTTTGGGCTAG
- a CDS encoding protoglobin domain-containing protein, with product MALDAHAFMETMAKRISFTDEDKAILKANADWGKDIAPEMADHFYAYLGRDPEMSEILNAKEGRMHRLRETFTQWFYEMFTGIDDWGNAYADRRWRIGLVHVQIGIGPQHVVPAMAIVVNAVGQKLKEADKNEELRDALSLICMIDLAFIEQAYIEVTSAAVLQETGWTEGLFKRLISTGAASM from the coding sequence ATGGCTTTAGATGCTCATGCATTTATGGAAACAATGGCAAAGCGTATTAGCTTTACCGATGAAGACAAAGCAATCCTCAAAGCTAACGCAGATTGGGGTAAAGACATCGCTCCAGAAATGGCAGATCATTTCTATGCCTATTTGGGACGAGATCCAGAAATGAGCGAAATTTTAAATGCCAAAGAAGGACGGATGCATCGCCTACGTGAAACCTTTACTCAATGGTTTTACGAAATGTTTACAGGTATAGATGATTGGGGTAATGCTTATGCCGATCGCCGCTGGCGAATTGGTTTAGTGCATGTGCAGATTGGCATTGGACCGCAACATGTGGTTCCAGCCATGGCAATTGTGGTTAATGCTGTAGGTCAAAAGCTAAAAGAGGCAGACAAAAATGAAGAATTACGGGATGCCCTCAGTCTAATTTGCATGATTGATCTGGCATTTATTGAACAAGCCTACATTGAAGTCACGTCAGCCGCTGTACTTCAAGAAACTGGCTGGACAGAAGGCTTATTCAAACGCCTCATTTCCACAGGTGCAGCTTCGATGTAA
- a CDS encoding roadblock/LC7 domain-containing protein: protein MAINSEKLGHILKDFVSATNDVEGAAIVTPDGLPLATTLPSNMDDERVSAMSAAMLSLGERIGKELVRGAIDRIYVEGNQGLSILTSCGEDAVFLVLATQQAKQGLLMLEIKRALGDLKSILM, encoded by the coding sequence ATGGCGATCAATTCTGAAAAATTAGGACATATTCTCAAGGATTTTGTCTCGGCGACGAATGATGTTGAAGGTGCTGCTATTGTCACTCCAGATGGTTTACCTCTGGCAACTACTTTGCCTAGTAATATGGATGATGAACGGGTATCAGCCATGTCTGCGGCGATGCTATCTTTAGGGGAACGAATTGGTAAAGAACTGGTTCGAGGTGCAATTGATCGCATCTATGTTGAAGGTAACCAAGGCTTGAGTATTTTGACCAGTTGTGGTGAAGATGCTGTATTTCTCGTTTTAGCCACTCAACAAGCTAAACAAGGACTTTTGATGTTGGAAATAAAACGGGCGCTTGGTGACCTTAAGTCTATCTTGATGTAA
- a CDS encoding GTP-binding protein: MKNIRIVITGTVGAGKSTFVRTASEIDVVEIERKVSNSEIESSFKDKTTVAFDFGKLVLDANKILHIYGTPGQTRFDFMWDILIKGADAYILLVKANQADSFSYAKDILAFMNDRVQVPMVIGLTHTDCSGAIPTEEIVKHLGILNAKDCPAILKVNPRLKNSVVTALNVLINKVI, from the coding sequence ATGAAAAATATACGTATAGTCATAACTGGAACTGTAGGAGCAGGTAAGTCTACTTTTGTACGTACAGCTAGTGAAATTGATGTTGTAGAAATAGAACGTAAGGTTAGTAATTCGGAAATAGAATCCTCATTTAAGGATAAAACTACCGTTGCGTTTGACTTTGGTAAATTGGTTTTAGATGCCAATAAAATCTTACATATATATGGGACTCCCGGTCAAACCCGCTTTGATTTTATGTGGGATATTTTAATTAAAGGGGCTGATGCTTATATTCTACTGGTGAAGGCTAATCAAGCAGATAGTTTTTCCTACGCTAAAGATATTTTAGCGTTTATGAACGATCGCGTTCAAGTACCGATGGTTATTGGTTTAACTCATACTGATTGTTCGGGGGCTATACCGACAGAAGAAATAGTCAAACATTTAGGCATTTTAAATGCTAAAGATTGTCCAGCTATTTTGAAGGTTAATCCTCGACTAAAAAATTCGGTTGTAACTGCACTAAATGTTTTAATAAATAAAGTTATTTAA
- a CDS encoding roadblock/LC7 domain-containing protein: MAINPYKLGRILQTFVSNTPDVQGAAMITPDGLPIAASLPVDMDDERVSAISAAMLSLGERIGKELARGTIARISVEGNYGLSILTSCGEDAVFLVLARKTAKPGLLKLEIKRTITQFNLFLP; encoded by the coding sequence ATGGCGATTAATCCTTACAAATTAGGGCGTATTTTACAAACCTTTGTAAGCAATACCCCTGATGTGCAAGGTGCAGCAATGATTACTCCTGATGGTTTACCCATAGCTGCTAGTTTGCCAGTTGATATGGATGATGAACGGGTATCGGCAATATCAGCAGCGATGTTATCTCTGGGTGAGCGGATTGGTAAGGAACTGGCTCGGGGAACTATTGCTCGCATTTCTGTCGAAGGTAACTATGGCTTAAGTATTTTAACCAGTTGCGGGGAAGATGCTGTTTTTCTGGTTTTAGCCAGAAAAACAGCTAAGCCGGGACTGTTGAAATTAGAAATCAAACGAACGATTACTCAATTTAATTTATTTTTGCCGTAA
- a CDS encoding roadblock/LC7 domain-containing protein produces MAINAEKLGMIIKDFASATSDVEGAAVVTPDGLPLATTLPSGMDDERVSAMSAAMLSLGERIGKELVRGTIDRIYVEGAKGFSVLTSCGEDTVFLVLATKAAKQGLLMLEIKRTVGELQMVLS; encoded by the coding sequence ATGGCTATTAATGCCGAAAAACTAGGAATGATCATCAAAGATTTTGCTTCAGCCACCTCTGATGTTGAAGGAGCAGCAGTTGTCACCCCCGATGGTTTACCTCTGGCGACGACTTTACCCAGTGGTATGGATGACGAACGGGTTTCTGCGATGTCTGCGGCGATGCTTTCCTTAGGTGAACGGATTGGTAAAGAATTAGTTCGCGGTACAATTGACCGGATCTATGTCGAGGGTGCAAAGGGCTTTAGTGTCTTGACCAGTTGTGGTGAAGATACCGTCTTTCTGGTGCTGGCGACTAAAGCGGCAAAGCAAGGACTGTTGATGCTGGAAATCAAGCGCACCGTTGGTGAATTGCAGATGGTTCTGTCGTAA
- a CDS encoding roadblock/LC7 domain-containing protein: MAINAEKLGMIIKDFASATSDVEGAAVVTPDGLPLATTLPSGMDDERVSAMSAAMLSLGERIGKELVRGTIDRIYVEGAKGFSVLTSCGEDTVFLVLATKEAKQGLLMLEIKRTVGELRMVLS, encoded by the coding sequence ATGGCGATTAACGCCGAAAAACTAGGAATGATCATCAAAGACTTTGCTTCAGCAACCTCTGATGTTGAAGGAGCCGCAGTTGTCACCCCCGATGGTTTACCTCTGGCGACGACTTTACCCAGTGGTATGGATGACGAACGAGTTTCTGCGATGTCAGCGGCGATGCTTTCCTTAGGGGAACGGATTGGTAAAGAATTAGTTCGCGGTACAATTGACCGGATTTATGTCGAGGGTGCAAAGGGCTTTAGTGTCTTGACCAGTTGTGGTGAAGATACCGTCTTTCTGGTGCTGGCGACGAAAGAGGCTAAACAAGGACTGTTGATGCTGGAAATCAAGCGCACTGTTGGTGAATTGCGGATGGTTTTGTCGTAA